DNA from Lycium ferocissimum isolate CSIRO_LF1 unplaced genomic scaffold, AGI_CSIRO_Lferr_CH_V1 ctg16951, whole genome shotgun sequence:
AGTTAGAACTTAGAATAATGCTTTCTTTGATCACCAATTTATCGCTTAAGTTGCCTGAGAAAGTAAAGAATGTGTGAGTTTTAAATGCATACTTGGTTGTTTCCGAATATGGATTTGAGTGACATTTCTTAAGAAAAGTCCATTTCTAGCGGGCCCTCTTAAAagctttcttccttttgttttcAGGTGGTGGATGAAATTAGAAAGGCAGTTCCCTTAGCACTTCTACCTGAAGATGACCCCACAATAGAGGAACTAAAGATTCTGACGGAGAAGAAGGATAAGATAGACGAGCTTGCACATAAGCATGTGCGCCGTATTTTATGGACTGGTTTAGGGGCCGGGCTTTTGCAGGTCGGACTCTTCTTCCGTCTTACATTCTGGGAATTCTCTTGGGATGTGATGGAGCCCATTGCTTTTTTTACAACTACTGCTGGAATAGTAGTAGGTTATGCTTACTTCCTTGTTACTTCCAGAGATCCGTCATACCAAGATGTGCTGAAAAGGCTCTTCCTCTCAAGGCAGAGGAAGCTGATCAAGAAGTATGATTTTGATATTCAGAGGTTTGTggaattacaaaagaaaatcaaattacCAGTGAATAGTCAAGCTTCCATGAAACATCGGTTAGGGGTGGAGCTGGAACCGGAGGATCTTTTACATGGTCACTAAATCACATATTCTCACATAATTATCTTTACTGAGCTTTTACTTTCCAACCAATGTAAGCCCTTCATTTTGTCGCAGAGGGTGAATATCTTAACTGTTAACAATTGTTCCTGATTTTACCTTgtaatttgaagatttgaaggttgtAGTACTAAATCTTCTTTTACAAGATAGGCTTAGATAGTAGTTCTGACTTCTGACCATCACAATTCCTTCAAGCCTCTTACTCTGAAGTTGTTGTCCTGTCATATATACTTGAAGTTGTAACTAGATACTGATGTTATATCAATGATTTTTGGATGTTTGTTCTTCCGGATAACCCAGTTATTGATAAATATTTCTTAGGCCATTGATTGCGCAAGAAGATTTTCATTGACTAGAATGCCCGGGTTTTTTACAAGCCCTTTTAATAGAGCTTTCGTCATAGTTTCATTTTGTGGGTTATTGTAATCATACAGCTGGATTTATTTAACTTTTTGCAGTATCGATACTAGATACTGATGCtatattaatgattttgaatGTTTGTTCTCTCCGGTCTCCACGAATCAGACACAATGCTGGAAGgttttatttgacttgaatGCCTGAGTCTTTTACAAGCGCCTTTCAGATACCTTTTTATCATAGTTCCTTTTTGTTGGAAATTGTCACCATACAGTTACTTGATTTTAGTTTTTTAGTGCATAATATCATGAATCAGTTGCAGTGCTCACTGGTAGTTCATGCGTTATTCACCTGCTCTACTGACCAGCTTTATACATTTGCACCATCAGGTAAAGTTGACCTACTAAAACACTTAACTTCTGAAATCAAGCATGATATGATGACCCTGGAGTTAAATTGCACCGATAGTGTAAAAGCTTTTACAGTGTtggtgtatataacttaaatctttTTTCATTCGGAGGTCCAAAGCATGAAGAAACTAGTATATCTGCGGCCTTGGAACATTATCTTAGCGAAATCCACTTATATATTTGACTAGATGAGTAGCAGGGGAAGAAAAAGAACATGATAAGGTGTTAAATGAAAGGCAAATATTGACAGTCTACTGTTGTCCATATTGAAGACCTATATGCCCAAATAAGGCAGTGGAAGAACTTCAGTTTCTTGGAAACAATAATCTGCTGCTTCTGGAAGTAGAAGCAAGGCATCTGAGGCATTAGCATATGCATTTTGCTCCCTTGGATTCTGAGAATGGTGAAACTCATGGTTCTCGGAAGTGAGTGGAGAACCTTCCA
Protein-coding regions in this window:
- the LOC132042674 gene encoding calcium uniporter protein 6, mitochondrial-like, with amino-acid sequence MWRTSCNLLKQTVTSAVRTNSINYGGTRPFRVGFYCGPTRMMGGYYFSSDSNNEEKKNVNVNNGDTITHEEAKRLMRLVNVEELKWKLGMKNTEVIGYMDLLKACENIGVAKTHEEAVGFARVLDEAGVILLFRDKVYLHPDKVVDEIRKAVPLALLPEDDPTIEELKILTEKKDKIDELAHKHVRRILWTGLGAGLLQVGLFFRLTFWEFSWDVMEPIAFFTTTAGIVVGYAYFLVTSRDPSYQDVLKRLFLSRQRKLIKKYDFDIQRFVELQKKIKLPVNSQASMKHRLGVELEPEDLLHGH